From Corynebacterium sp. BD556, the proteins below share one genomic window:
- the pyrR gene encoding bifunctional pyr operon transcriptional regulator/uracil phosphoribosyltransferase PyrR produces MSEEIRATVELLTAQDVGRTVARIAHQIIEKTALDSPAAPRVILLGVPSGGVPLAQRIAAAISEFSGVEVPVGSLDITLYRDDLRDKPHRALRPTHIPESVDDAIVILVDDVLFSGRTIRAALDSLRDIGRPRAIQLAVLIDRGHRELPIRADYVGKNIPTSKGEDVNVTLSPLDERDAATLTREVE; encoded by the coding sequence ATGAGTGAGGAGATACGCGCGACGGTTGAGCTTTTAACAGCCCAAGACGTCGGGCGAACTGTCGCACGCATCGCGCATCAGATCATTGAGAAGACTGCGTTGGATTCACCGGCGGCCCCGCGGGTGATTTTGCTTGGTGTTCCCTCCGGCGGGGTTCCGCTGGCTCAGCGTATTGCCGCCGCCATTTCCGAGTTTTCCGGGGTGGAGGTACCTGTCGGCAGCCTCGATATCACGCTGTATCGCGACGATTTGCGCGATAAGCCGCACCGCGCGCTGCGCCCCACCCATATCCCGGAAAGCGTCGACGATGCGATCGTCATCCTCGTCGACGATGTGTTGTTTTCTGGCCGCACCATTCGTGCCGCTTTGGATTCTTTGCGCGATATCGGCCGCCCCCGCGCAATCCAACTGGCGGTGCTCATTGACCGGGGCCACCGTGAACTGCCGATTCGGGCGGATTATGTGGGCAAAAACATTCCGACGTCGAAAGGCGAGGACGTCAACGTTACCCTCAGCCCGCTCGACGAGCGGGACGCAGCGACCCTGACCAGGGAGGTGGAGTAG